In Bacteroidales bacterium, the genomic stretch ATTGTCACCGGGGCAATTAAAAAGCCATCCGGACACCCGTAATTATGAGGCATTGCTGTGGTGTAATTTTGATGCTGTGGATCAGCACGGATCCTTTTTCTCTTTGGGTATCGGGGCCCGTGCTTACGGGCTTGTCTGGCCCGACCGGCAGGTGCAGCCTGAAATGTGGGAATTAAAGAAGGTGCCTCAACCAGTGAAAATCGAAGCGGTGAACCTGAAAAAAGGAAAATTTCGCATTACCAATAAACATCACTTTAAAAACCTCAGTGACCTTTCCTTGCATTGGGATGTAAAAACTGCGGGTTCTCTTGTAAAAGCAGGGACCAACCGGATAGATCTTGAGCCGGGAGCAGAAAAGACCGTCTCCCTGCCTCTATCAGATATGCAAATACCGCAGGACAGGGATCATTGGTTAACGATAAGCTTCAGGCTGCCTGAGGGAACCAAATGGGCAGATCAAGGACATGAAGTGGCCTGGGAGCAGTTTCAGCTTCCCTCAAGCATGTATTATAACGGCCTCCAAACCGGGCAACAGGAAACGGAGCCGTTTGAGGTTCATGAACACCGGAGCAGAATTATAATGAACGGAGCCGATTTTCAATATACGTTCCATAAAAAGAAGGGAATGCTGACCTCCATGCATTACAAGGGAACCGAGCTGATCAAATCGTCTCCAAGATTCAATGTATGGCGTGCTCCCATCTGGAACCAGACAGATCAGTGGGGAGGCAATCCCATGGCCCCTGTTTGGAGAAAATACGGACTGAACCGGATGCAAACCGAAGTTAAGGACGTGAATGCAGAGAAAAAAGAAAACAGGGTGACCATACAGGTGGAAACGCTGTCAAAAGCTTCCAACGCGAACACGCGGTTTGAAGTGGATTATACCTATGAAATTCACAGCACGGGCAAGATCAGCATCCATCAGGATGTGACCCCTGCATCGGATATGCCGGAATGGATCCCCAAAGCCGGAACGCAGATGGTGCTTCAGGATGAATTCAACCGCTTTGCCTGGTACGGCAGGGGTCCTTTTGAAACCTATCCCGACAGGAAATCCGGGGCAAAGGTAGGTTGGTATCAAAAGCAGGTGGATGAACTTTATGAGCCCTATCTGGTTCCCCAGGAGCACGGCAACCGCACCGATGTGCGCTGGGCTGCCCTGACCAATGAAGAAGGCCTGGGTTTGTATATCTCCGGCGATGCGTTGCTGAATGTCAGCGCCCGCACATTTAGTACCGACAACCTGACCCGCGCACAATATCCGTTTCAGTTGAAAGATCAGGATGGCATCACCGTAAACATGGATGATAAGGTTTCCGGCGTGGGTGGCACTCCGGTCAAGACGCTGGAAAAATACCGCGTGATGCCCGAAGCATATCAATATACAATTCATTTGTGCCCGTTTGATCAGAGTGAGCGGGAACCAAAGTCAATATACAGGCAAAATAAGATTGGCAAATAATATACAATGCAGCAGAATTATTTGGAATCATCCGGATTAAGATTTCGTCATATAAAAAACCATAAGCCATGAAACATTCATTTCTTACCATCATTCTGCTCATCCTTTTTGGATGGAGCGTATCTGCACAAACTTACCACCTTTCTTCACCGGACGGTTCGGTAAACGTTACCGTCAATACGAAAGATACCGTAAGGTATGCTGTGTCTTACAAAGGGGAAACCCTGTTGCTTGAATCGCCCCTTTTGCTTGAATTTTCGGATTCACCTCCTCTTGGCCGATACATGGGAGTTAACAATGAGGAAAAGAAGACCATTGACAATACATGGGAAGCAGTGGCCGGACAGCAAAAAGAGATGCGCAATTACTGTAAACAGCTTCGCCTGCAAATGGCAGAAGAACGATTTCCCGGCAGGAAGCTGGTGGTGACTTTCCGGGCTTATAATGACGGCGTGGCCTTCCGGTACTACCTGCCAGAATTGACCAGCAAGCAGGAGCTCGTTATAACCAACGAATATTCAACGTTTCATTTTCCGGAAGATTATACTGCCTGGATGGCTGACTACGGAAGCTATGCTACCCATCAGGAAACAGAGTTTTGGAAACATCCCCTCTCCCATATTGAATCTTCTTCAATCATCGGTTTGCCTTTGACCGTCAAACATTCGGAAAATCTGTACACAGCCGTCACTGAAGCCAACCTGGATGACTGGAGCGGAATGTACGTAGGCCGGGATGAGCATGCCTGCGAAGGAATACGGCTTCAGTCGAAATTGTCTCCGGAAGGAGGCAACCCCGATAATACGGCAAAAGTCAGGATCAGCACGCCGCATACTTCTCCGTGGCGTGTTGTAATGATCGGTGAGTCCCCCGGCGCACTCATTGAATCGGATATGGTGATGAACCTGAATGAGCAATGTGAAATCGAGGATCCTTCATGGATTGAACCGGGCATATCAGCCTGGGATCACTGGTGGAGCGGCGGTGTTCAGATGAACACAGCCACCGTCAAAGAGTATATCGATCTGGCCGCGGAGATGGGCTGGAAATATCAGTTGATCGACTGGCAATGGTACGGGCAGTATAATGACCCCGATGCAGATGTTACCACCGTGAATCCGGATGTAGACATGCCGGAGGTTTTGCAATATGCCAGAGATAAAGGTGTGAAATGCTGGCTGTGGCTATACTGGTCGGATATTGACCGACAACTGGAAGAGGCATTTGCCCTTTATGAAAAGTGGGGTATTGCCGGAGTAAAGATCGACTTTATGGCCCGTGATGATCAGGAGATGGTCAACTGGTATCACAAGGTGGTCAGAACAGCAGCCAGGCACCATCTGATGGTGAATTTCCATGGGGCCTACAAACCAACAGGTTTTCGGAGAACACTTCCCAACCTGATGACCCGTGAAGGCGTGCTGGGGAATGAATACAACGCATGGTCGACCCGTATCACCCCCGATCATGACGTGACCATACCGTTCACACGGATGCTGGCCGGCCAGATGGATTATACACCCGGCGGGTTTCTGAACCGGGGCAAAGGGGAATTCCGTACCGGACATCCTACCCAGGTGATGGGCACCCGCTGTCATACACTGGCCAAGTTTGTCGTTTACAACAGCCCGATTACCGTAGCTTGTGACCGGCCTGAACACTATTACGGAGAGCCGGGCACTGAATTTCTTAAGGAAGTACCCACTGTGTGGGATGAAACAAAGGTCATCCACGGAGCCATCGGAGAATACATTACTTTAGCCCGAAGATCAGGAAAGACATGGTTCATCGGTTCCATGACCAACAGCAATGAACGCACGCTGACAGTACCGCTGGATTTTCTCGATAATGGCAATTATGAAATTCATAAATTCAGGGATGCCGATGGGGGTGTCACCGAACTGAAAAAAGAAACTACAGAAGTTACCGTCAGCGATGAACTGACCATAGATATGCAGCCCGGCGGTGGATTTGCCGCGTATCTGGTACCGGTGGAAAATTGAAGAATCCTGTTTTGGCCTATCCGGCACGCTGCCCCGGGCTGTGTCATTCCCGGTCCTTCGGAGCTCAGGCTGGTTCATGATAATTGTGAATACTGCTAATGATTAAAGAAATTTGTATAAAAATTAATATATTGTCCTGACAAAATTTTCTCTTATGAAGCAGTCAAAAGCCCCGGATGATGGAGTTAATGGAGTAATTGAAAATTCCACCCGGAATAACAGGGCTGATAAAAAGAAGACGCTTTCGTGGGATAAGCTATCGGATCATTCACTGACATTGGTTTTGTTGTCTATAGGTTTTGGTCTGCTCGTATGGATCATTGATGCCTTATTGGATCACCTGGTTTTTTACAGGAATTACGGTACTTTTCTGGAAACCTTAATTACAAATCCTCAGGAAAATGAAATTTATAGCCGCATAGTGCTTGTGGGAAGCTTTCTGGTTTTTGGTGCGGTCATTGCCGTTCTCTTTTCCAGACGCAGACGGGTGGAGCAGGAATTAATACATCAGGAGGCAAAATTGCATGCTACATTCGACAGCATTGGCGACGCCGTTATTTCCACAAATGTTCAGAGCCGGGTAACAATGATGAATCCGGTGGCAGAGCAGCTTACCGGATGGGACAAAACAGAAGCCCGGGGCGAACCTCTGTATAAAGTATTTCCTATAATAAACAAAACATCCCGAAAAGAGGTAGACAATCCCGTTGACAAAGTCCTGAGGGAAGGAAAGATTGTGGGACTAGCCAACCACACGGTACTTCTTTCAAAAGACGGCCGGGAGATCCCCATTGCCGACAGTGCAGCACCAATTAAGGATGAAAAGAAAAAGGTCAATGGTGTTGTTCTGGTATTCCGCGATCAGACCGAGGAACGCTTTTCTCAGCATTTGATGGAGACTCGTCTCTCTCTTATTGAATATGCTTCCTATCATACAAAAAAAGAACTTTTAACCCGGGTATTGGATGAAGTGGAAAAAT encodes the following:
- a CDS encoding glycoside hydrolase family 97 protein gives rise to the protein MKHSFLTIILLILFGWSVSAQTYHLSSPDGSVNVTVNTKDTVRYAVSYKGETLLLESPLLLEFSDSPPLGRYMGVNNEEKKTIDNTWEAVAGQQKEMRNYCKQLRLQMAEERFPGRKLVVTFRAYNDGVAFRYYLPELTSKQELVITNEYSTFHFPEDYTAWMADYGSYATHQETEFWKHPLSHIESSSIIGLPLTVKHSENLYTAVTEANLDDWSGMYVGRDEHACEGIRLQSKLSPEGGNPDNTAKVRISTPHTSPWRVVMIGESPGALIESDMVMNLNEQCEIEDPSWIEPGISAWDHWWSGGVQMNTATVKEYIDLAAEMGWKYQLIDWQWYGQYNDPDADVTTVNPDVDMPEVLQYARDKGVKCWLWLYWSDIDRQLEEAFALYEKWGIAGVKIDFMARDDQEMVNWYHKVVRTAARHHLMVNFHGAYKPTGFRRTLPNLMTREGVLGNEYNAWSTRITPDHDVTIPFTRMLAGQMDYTPGGFLNRGKGEFRTGHPTQVMGTRCHTLAKFVVYNSPITVACDRPEHYYGEPGTEFLKEVPTVWDETKVIHGAIGEYITLARRSGKTWFIGSMTNSNERTLTVPLDFLDNGNYEIHKFRDADGGVTELKKETTEVTVSDELTIDMQPGGGFAAYLVPVEN